In the Larus michahellis chromosome 6, bLarMic1.1, whole genome shotgun sequence genome, one interval contains:
- the RNF228 gene encoding RING finger protein 228, whose amino-acid sequence MAEPAQKGGVGQGGRREEEDEEAAAAAAAAPPASYEDYECKICYNYFDLERRAPKLLECLHTFCQECLSQLHLRAAQQPPAAAGAAAEPGPGRPGSLACPLCRHRTALPDHRVHGLPVNTKLAAACPPQLRARDPLPQDRLPPLPPRRPPRAREAAAALAPPPSPAGPRSSGGGYESCQSCKRAALSAGCVCVVVSFLSMVVLLFTGLIFVNQYGGDGGPGASASPSPVGPICLSVASILALFSVVVTWLICWLKYRPEAATGGAAANATPRGRAAAARRSDT is encoded by the coding sequence ATGGCCGAGCCGGCGCAGAAGGGCGGTGTagggcagggcgggcggcgggaggaggaggatgaggaggcggcggcggcggccgcggccgccccccccgccagctACGAGGACTACGAGTGCAAGATCTGCTACAACTACTTCGACCTGGAGCGGCGGGCGCCCAAGCTGCTGGAGTGCCTGCACACCTTCTGCCAGGAGTGCCTGAGCCAGCTGCACCTGCGGGccgcccagcagcccccagccgccgccggcgccgccgccgagCCGGGGCCCGGCCGGCCGGGCTCCCTGGCCTGCCCCCTCTGCCGCCACCGCACGGCGCTGCCCGACCACCGCGTCCACGGCCTCCCGGTCAACACCAAGCtggccgccgcctgcccgccgcAGCTGCGGGCCCGCGACCCGCTGCCCCAGGACCgcctgccgccgctgccgccccgccgcccgccccgcgcccgggaggcggcggccgccctcgcccctccgccctcccccgccgggcCGCGCTCCTCGGGCGGCGGCTACGAGAGCTGCCAGAGCTGCAAGCGGGCGGCGCTGAGCGCCGGCTGCGTGTGCGTCGTCGTCTCCTTCCTCTCCATGGTGGTGCTGCTCTTCACCGGCCTCATCTTCGTCAACCAGTACGGCGGCGACGGCGGGCCCGGCGCCTCGGCCTCGCCGTCGCCGGTGGGGCCCATCTGCCTGTCGGTGGCCAGCATCCTCGCCCTCTTCTCCGTCGTCGTCACATGGCTCATCTGCTGGCTCAAGTACCGGCCCGAGGCGGCGaccggcggggccgccgccaaCGCcaccccgcggggccgggcggcggccgcccgcAGGAGCGACACGTAG